The window TTCGCCGTTGGGGAAGGAGTACCCACAAAAAAAGTTTTGGAGGTATCACCGTGGTAGCCCTCTACCGTCGGCGTCACATCAATATTGATAATGTCGCCTTCCTTGAGGATTTGTTTAGCATTGGGAATTCCATGACAGACCACCTCATTGACACTGGTGCAGATGGACTTGGGAAAGCCATGATAGCCCAGAGGCGCACTTTTTGCCCCATGTGCTATTGTCCAGCGCTCTGCTTCGTCATTCAGTTCTAAGGTACTCACCCCTGGCTTAACCATCGGTGCTAGGTGATCTAAAAGTTCAGCCGCCAAGCGCCCTGCGCGACGCATTTTTTCAATTTCTCTGCTGGATAAGAGAACGATTGTTTCGTTTCCCATGAATCTTCCTTAACCTGATCTCCCCAATTCGTGGGGACGTCCATCTAACATCTAAGTAACTGAACTGACTCCGAAACTCTACATCTAGGGTGCATCGCGACGTACCCTACTACGACTATTAGTATTTAGCACAGAATTTTGTGTCAGTCCTCTATTAATTAACTTTACCTCGATCGCTTCAGCATCCCCCACCCAATCGCTAAGCTGTTGATACAAGCAAATAGGAGGGAATCCGTGCAGGTCAAAGCAGCAGTTGCCTATGAGGCTGGGAAGCCATTAACCATCGAAACGGTTCAGTTGGATGGCCCCAGAGCGGGTGAGGTATTGGTTGAAATTAAGGCAACGGGAGTTTGCCATACCGATGCTTATACCCTCTCCGGCAAAGATTCAGAAGGGCTATTCCCCGCCATTCTGGGACATGAAGGGGCCGGTGTGGTGGTGGAGGTCGGTCAAGGCGTCACCAGTGTGAAACCGGGCGACCATGTTATCCCCCTATACACCCCCGAATGCCGTCAGTGTGAATATTGCCTGAGTCGTAAAACCAATCTCTGCCAAGCGATTCGTACTACTCAAGGGCGCGGTGTTATGCCCGATGGCAGCAGTCGATTCTCGATTAATGGAACTCCCCTGTATCACTATATGGGGACATCCACGTTTGCCAATTACACGGTACTGCCGGAAATCGCGGTGGCGAAAATTCGGGAAGATGCTCCGTTTGATAAAGTATGTTACATCGGCTGCGGGGTGACTACGGGAATTGGAGCCGTGATTTATACGGCAAAAGTTGAACCCGGAGCAAGAGTTGTAGTGTTTGGGCTAGGAGGGATTGGCCTCAACGTGATCCAAGGGGCGCGGATGGTCGGTGCTAGCCAAATTGTCGGCGTTGATATTAATCCCGATAAGCGAGCCATGGCGGAAAAATTTGGCATGACGGATTTTGTGAATCCCAAGGAAGTGGAGGGGGATTTAGTTCCCTATTTGGTGGATTTAACCAAAGGCGGCGCGGATTACAGTTTTGAGTGTATTGGCAATGTCAATGTGATGCGCCAAG of the Allocoleopsis franciscana PCC 7113 genome contains:
- a CDS encoding S-(hydroxymethyl)glutathione dehydrogenase/class III alcohol dehydrogenase: MQVKAAVAYEAGKPLTIETVQLDGPRAGEVLVEIKATGVCHTDAYTLSGKDSEGLFPAILGHEGAGVVVEVGQGVTSVKPGDHVIPLYTPECRQCEYCLSRKTNLCQAIRTTQGRGVMPDGSSRFSINGTPLYHYMGTSTFANYTVLPEIAVAKIREDAPFDKVCYIGCGVTTGIGAVIYTAKVEPGARVVVFGLGGIGLNVIQGARMVGASQIVGVDINPDKRAMAEKFGMTDFVNPKEVEGDLVPYLVDLTKGGADYSFECIGNVNVMRQALECCHKGWGVSVIIGVAGAGEEIRTRPFQLVTGRVWKGSAFGGARGRTDVPTLVDWYMEGKINIDDLITHVMPLEKINQAFDLMHQGESIRSVVTFS